The Petroclostridium xylanilyticum genome includes a region encoding these proteins:
- a CDS encoding ABC transporter permease, producing MNFIQAFRMALKSLMGNKVRALLTMLGVIIGVSAVIILVSLGEASSKSITERIQSLGTNMITVNIIGRGSNRTISEDELFAFANKNEDVIEAVAPMISGSVTVKAGNKNVSTTLEGTNEAYRTIRNTDVQQGRFFNALDVERRQKVALIGTYVANELFAGTNAVGQKIKINGELFAVVGLLEEKQNSSQQSSDDKVIIPYTTAKRLLRNANMRTFYVQGKTAETVSQAMEKLEELLFQTFKSTDSYRIFNQAEMLTTISDTTKTLSLMLGGIAAISLVVGGIGIMNIMLVSVTERTREIGIRKSIGAKRINILVQFLIESIVVSGMGGVAGVLIGIAGSRIIGKLMQLSAQPSLSTIGISFSFSVIIGTFFGLYPANKASKLNPIEALRFE from the coding sequence TGGCATTGAAAAGTTTGATGGGGAATAAAGTCCGGGCCCTGCTTACCATGCTGGGGGTTATCATTGGTGTCAGTGCCGTCATTATACTTGTATCGTTGGGCGAAGCCTCCAGCAAATCCATTACCGAGAGAATCCAAAGTCTGGGTACCAATATGATTACCGTAAATATCATAGGAAGAGGAAGCAATAGGACCATCAGCGAGGATGAACTGTTTGCCTTTGCCAATAAGAATGAAGATGTTATTGAAGCTGTAGCGCCTATGATCAGTGGTTCGGTTACCGTAAAGGCGGGAAACAAAAATGTATCAACTACTTTGGAGGGTACCAATGAGGCATACCGGACCATCAGAAATACGGATGTACAACAGGGAAGGTTTTTTAATGCCTTGGATGTTGAAAGAAGGCAAAAAGTTGCACTCATTGGAACCTATGTGGCAAATGAGCTGTTTGCAGGTACAAATGCGGTGGGACAGAAAATCAAAATAAACGGTGAGTTGTTTGCTGTTGTAGGATTACTGGAAGAAAAGCAGAATTCTTCACAGCAATCCTCTGATGACAAGGTGATTATTCCATATACTACGGCCAAAAGGCTGTTGAGAAATGCAAACATGAGAACTTTTTATGTCCAGGGGAAAACAGCAGAAACAGTCAGCCAGGCCATGGAAAAACTGGAGGAATTACTGTTTCAAACCTTTAAAAGTACAGATTCCTACAGGATATTCAACCAGGCCGAAATGCTGACCACCATTAGCGATACCACAAAAACCCTGTCATTGATGCTTGGAGGAATTGCGGCGATTTCTCTTGTGGTAGGCGGCATAGGGATTATGAATATCATGCTCGTCTCTGTAACCGAGAGGACCAGGGAAATCGGCATAAGGAAGTCTATTGGTGCAAAACGGATAAACATCCTTGTGCAGTTTTTAATTGAATCCATTGTTGTAAGCGGAATGGGAGGAGTGGCCGGCGTTCTGATAGGTATAGCCGGTTCCCGGATCATAGGAAAACTGATGCAGCTTTCTGCCCAGCCTTCGTTGAGTACCATAGGCATTTCGTTTTCCTTTTCTGTGATAATAGGAACGTTTTTTGGGCTATATCCGGCCAATAAAGCCTCCAAGCTCAACCCGATAGAGGCGTTGAGGTTTGAATAA
- a CDS encoding PadR family transcriptional regulator: protein MKDKIIRRLFLGFIQIHVLYHAKQEPFFGLYMIEELKSHGYDMSPGTLYPILHSMEQEGLLYVEKRVIEGKVRKYYSLTEKGNDVLNQAKEKALELIKEIRDK, encoded by the coding sequence TTGAAAGATAAAATTATCAGAAGGCTATTTTTAGGTTTTATTCAAATTCATGTTCTGTATCACGCAAAACAGGAGCCTTTTTTCGGATTATACATGATAGAAGAGTTAAAATCCCACGGATATGATATGAGTCCGGGGACATTATATCCTATTCTCCATTCTATGGAACAGGAAGGGCTTTTATATGTAGAAAAAAGGGTTATCGAAGGGAAAGTAAGAAAATATTACAGCTTGACTGAAAAGGGAAATGATGTCCTAAATCAGGCAAAAGAAAAAGCGCTGGAATTAATAAAAGAAATCAGGGACAAGTAA
- the thyX gene encoding FAD-dependent thymidylate synthase, translating into METKLRVKLLQYTPEPEKLVASAAKLCYSSSNIEDIMEGLTGEKVNSFLNMLVDIGHESPIEHVSFTFGIEGVSRSLLAQLTRHRIASYSVKSQRYVREGQFEYVIPSEIEAIPEAKEKFIQAMEQDQQYYNELTDILMKKHYQTFINEGKPEKQARLMAEKKAIEDARYVLPNACETKIVLTMNARSLLNFFHHRCCERAQWEIRELAVQMLKLVRKAAPTLFKNAGPKCLAGPCPEGKMSCGRMNEKREFFGSL; encoded by the coding sequence ATGGAAACAAAATTAAGGGTAAAACTATTGCAATATACGCCGGAGCCGGAGAAACTGGTTGCTTCTGCGGCAAAGCTTTGCTATTCAAGTTCCAATATTGAAGACATCATGGAAGGGTTAACTGGAGAAAAAGTTAACAGCTTTTTAAATATGTTGGTGGATATAGGGCATGAAAGTCCGATTGAGCATGTAAGTTTTACATTCGGGATTGAAGGAGTCAGTAGAAGTCTATTGGCTCAGTTGACGCGGCACAGGATTGCCAGCTATAGCGTCAAATCCCAGAGATACGTGAGAGAAGGACAGTTTGAATATGTAATACCTTCAGAAATAGAGGCAATTCCCGAAGCAAAGGAAAAATTTATACAGGCGATGGAGCAGGATCAGCAGTACTATAATGAATTGACAGATATTCTTATGAAAAAGCACTATCAAACTTTTATTAATGAAGGCAAGCCGGAAAAACAAGCAAGATTAATGGCTGAGAAAAAGGCGATAGAAGATGCACGTTATGTACTTCCTAATGCGTGTGAAACTAAAATTGTCTTAACCATGAATGCCCGCAGCCTGCTTAATTTTTTCCATCACCGCTGCTGTGAAAGGGCGCAGTGGGAAATACGGGAATTGGCTGTCCAAATGTTGAAGCTGGTTCGGAAAGCAGCACCCACACTTTTCAAGAATGCCGGGCCAAAATGCCTGGCAGGTCCCTGTCCGGAAGGGAAAATGAGCTGCGGTAGAATGAATGAAAAAAGAGAATTTTTTGGGAGTTTATAA
- a CDS encoding heavy metal translocating P-type ATPase, which yields MCLYNIDEEGVKMSGKIKKELILEGLDCANCAAKIQERVSKINGVRAASLDFVTKLLTIEMTGMDIVDKIIMETKAIVKQLEPHVDVVEKDESKQHTYDNTRQEGSKKEVVRLILGAVFFGVAVMSNFSFWAELALYFISYILVGGEVLLKAAKNIIKGQVFDENFLMGIATIGAFAVKEFPEGVAVMLFYQIGELFQELAVNRSRKSIRALMNIRPDYANLKTNNDIRKVSPEEVGVGDIIIVKPGEKVPLDGRVVDGKSMVDTSALTGESVPREVETGMDVLAGFINKNGLLTVEVTRDFSESTVSKILDMVQNASSKKAPTENFITKFARYYTPVVVFVALALAIIPPLFIKGAAFSEWVYRALIFLVISCPCALVVSIPLSFFGGIGGASRNGILVKGGNYLEALNNVEMVVFDKTGTLTKGIFEVTEIIVKNDIAKEELLEYAAYAESYSNHPIAASIVKAYGKEIIKDEIEGYDEISGYGVKVIVKGKEILIGNAKLMERENIDYDKADADGTTVHVVIDKHYAGYIVISDEIKKDSAAAVKALRDVGIKKLVMLTGDSRAVGFRVAEQLGLDDVHAELLPHQKVEKLEILDKQKSRKGKLVFVGDGINDAPVLARADIGVAMGGLGSDAAIEAADVVLMTDEPSRLATAINIAKRTRKIVWQNIIFSLGVKGVVLLLGAGGIATMWEAVFADVGVALIAVLNAMRVMKNDSRVQ from the coding sequence ATATGTTTATATAATATAGATGAAGAAGGGGTCAAAATGAGCGGAAAAATTAAAAAAGAACTTATATTAGAAGGTCTTGATTGTGCAAATTGTGCGGCCAAGATACAAGAGAGAGTTAGTAAGATCAACGGAGTACGTGCTGCTTCTCTGGACTTTGTTACTAAATTGTTGACAATTGAAATGACAGGTATGGATATTGTGGATAAAATCATCATGGAAACCAAAGCCATCGTTAAACAATTGGAGCCCCATGTAGATGTAGTAGAGAAAGATGAAAGTAAACAACATACGTATGATAATACCAGGCAGGAAGGTAGTAAGAAAGAAGTAGTCAGGTTGATTCTAGGTGCAGTGTTTTTCGGAGTAGCTGTGATGTCCAATTTCTCTTTTTGGGCTGAGCTTGCCCTGTACTTTATAAGCTATATACTGGTAGGTGGTGAAGTACTGTTAAAAGCTGCAAAGAATATCATAAAAGGCCAGGTATTTGATGAGAACTTTCTTATGGGCATAGCAACTATCGGTGCTTTTGCTGTAAAAGAGTTTCCAGAAGGGGTAGCAGTTATGCTATTCTACCAGATTGGAGAACTATTCCAGGAACTAGCAGTAAATCGTTCAAGAAAATCTATTAGAGCATTGATGAATATTAGACCCGACTATGCGAATCTAAAAACTAATAATGATATTAGAAAAGTATCACCGGAAGAAGTTGGTGTTGGAGATATTATCATAGTGAAGCCGGGAGAAAAAGTTCCTCTTGATGGTAGAGTGGTAGATGGAAAGTCAATGGTGGATACTTCTGCTTTAACCGGCGAATCTGTACCAAGGGAAGTAGAGACGGGAATGGATGTTTTAGCCGGATTTATCAACAAGAACGGATTATTAACTGTTGAGGTAACCAGGGATTTCAGTGAATCAACAGTGTCTAAAATACTCGACATGGTTCAAAATGCAAGCAGTAAGAAAGCGCCTACAGAGAATTTTATCACAAAGTTTGCCAGATATTATACACCGGTAGTTGTATTTGTAGCACTCGCACTGGCAATTATCCCTCCGCTGTTTATTAAAGGTGCTGCTTTTTCAGAATGGGTGTATAGAGCATTGATATTCCTGGTAATATCCTGCCCCTGCGCGTTAGTAGTATCAATTCCTCTTAGTTTCTTCGGTGGAATAGGAGGAGCATCTAGAAATGGCATATTGGTAAAGGGCGGAAACTATTTAGAAGCCTTGAATAACGTTGAAATGGTTGTGTTTGATAAAACCGGAACATTAACAAAAGGTATTTTTGAAGTTACAGAAATAATTGTAAAGAATGATATTGCAAAAGAAGAGCTGCTGGAATATGCAGCCTATGCAGAAAGCTACTCAAATCATCCTATAGCCGCATCCATTGTAAAGGCTTATGGGAAAGAAATAATCAAGGATGAGATTGAGGGCTACGATGAAATATCCGGGTATGGAGTTAAAGTAATTGTAAAAGGGAAGGAAATACTTATTGGAAACGCCAAGTTAATGGAAAGAGAAAATATAGATTATGATAAGGCAGATGCAGACGGAACAACAGTACACGTCGTCATAGATAAACATTATGCCGGTTATATAGTAATTTCCGATGAAATAAAGAAAGATTCAGCGGCAGCTGTAAAGGCGCTTAGAGATGTAGGGATTAAAAAACTTGTAATGCTCACAGGAGACAGCAGGGCAGTAGGGTTTAGAGTAGCAGAGCAGCTAGGATTGGATGATGTACATGCGGAGCTGCTCCCCCATCAAAAGGTTGAAAAACTGGAAATACTGGATAAGCAGAAATCACGTAAAGGTAAGCTTGTATTTGTAGGAGATGGAATTAATGATGCACCGGTACTTGCAAGAGCGGATATCGGTGTAGCTATGGGAGGCTTGGGCTCTGATGCGGCAATAGAAGCTGCGGATGTAGTACTAATGACTGATGAACCGTCTAGGTTGGCAACTGCTATCAATATAGCAAAGAGGACAAGAAAGATAGTATGGCAAAATATAATATTCTCACTGGGTGTTAAGGGAGTTGTGCTGCTTCTTGGAGCAGGCGGAATAGCTACTATGTGGGAGGCGGTTTTTGCAGATGTTGGAGTAGCTTTGATAGCAGTATTGAACGCAATGAGAGTAATGAAGAATGATAGTAGAGTTCAATAA
- a CDS encoding ABC transporter permease translates to MNTIIDLNPLQLLSAYIFVVVLFYIVRVRNIGREKEIIIASARMTIQLVLVGYILEYIFNQPNYWYTLIVISIMEIFAIQNVYKRVKIKMSKELKKIIAVSMVTGTLASLCYFLFVVIGLQPWYDPRYFVPLAGMILGNSMTGISLGAQRLIDGMTTRSDKIEMALMLGATPKAACKEVINHAFDAAIMPTVNSMVGMGIISLPGMMTGQILGGNSPIIATEYQIAIMLGILGSVSLTVILFVQLGYKTFFNDRSQLVI, encoded by the coding sequence ATGAACACAATCATTGACTTAAACCCTTTACAGCTTTTATCTGCTTATATCTTTGTCGTGGTGCTGTTTTATATAGTCCGTGTAAGAAATATTGGAAGAGAGAAAGAGATCATTATTGCTTCAGCAAGAATGACAATACAATTAGTTCTTGTAGGTTATATCCTCGAATATATATTTAACCAGCCAAATTATTGGTACACACTCATCGTTATTAGCATTATGGAAATTTTTGCGATTCAAAATGTATACAAAAGGGTAAAAATTAAAATGAGTAAAGAGTTAAAGAAAATTATCGCTGTATCAATGGTTACCGGCACCCTGGCAAGCCTGTGTTATTTTCTCTTTGTTGTAATAGGATTACAGCCGTGGTATGACCCAAGATATTTTGTTCCTTTGGCCGGTATGATTTTAGGAAATTCCATGACTGGCATATCTCTGGGTGCACAGAGGCTGATTGATGGAATGACAACCAGGAGCGATAAGATAGAAATGGCATTAATGCTCGGTGCAACACCAAAAGCAGCATGCAAGGAAGTTATTAATCATGCCTTTGATGCTGCAATAATGCCTACTGTCAACTCTATGGTTGGAATGGGCATTATATCCCTGCCGGGAATGATGACGGGGCAAATCCTGGGTGGAAATTCACCAATTATAGCTACAGAATACCAGATTGCAATTATGCTGGGAATTCTGGGAAGTGTCTCATTAACCGTTATTCTCTTTGTACAACTGGGGTATAAAACTTTTTTTAATGACAGGAGTCAGCTTGTAATATAA
- a CDS encoding PD40 domain-containing protein produces MKKFKRWILALAVVFLFISNSIAAAQAYQQNTGKHWAVPYANNFSQRLIPVKKSLTQDSAILAEDIDDLSKEVLQMENFNGPISFSNWQKILRIIFGKQTSEEYSDHGKINRENAVVSIMELLVERFNLQSSELNILEVRDKFYDNSQVRKDKASLIGLAFNQGLISGYSDSSFRPKDYLKNGEALAIIDRVCSKFGLPETRWNGNIELLKIDGYIKVSGPEAVEEAFWTNDKGALLVYSTKDSNVREAAKIFINENRSVKAFEYDSDNLSESLFNENAFREERGYLSANKIIWNKNRRYVNIKGEIKSIYIPYVNFWISKDNRMALIQDEEERTVRVYDFLTENSFVIDEYFRWADERYGRAVKWSPDSRYIISTLYKPEDDIGIEEKTRFAVFDCRSGRMVKVINDYGYYSFYPTWSADGNKIAFYRVKVDDDELKDALNNRVDSEFNLPAKEIGIYNVGTGEVKYYSHPGGIILSKYNNGIVWSPQSDRLYIEVAADGKNLLKDLAENPDLDISRVTSEIWELNLDTGQYSRVLDAQEKSINLTGESNDIYSVEQSVKSISPDGKRILYSKRPNNLTRYENTLAQLIIRNLNSGKENIISNGMVTDYWWLKDESLLFVESEPMRSRYAKNTYIIKKVDRNLNIREIARFTQYPTVISISADRNYLMLHEYRGNKNVKIIDLKEW; encoded by the coding sequence TTGAAAAAATTCAAGCGATGGATATTAGCATTGGCTGTAGTATTTTTGTTTATATCTAATAGTATAGCTGCTGCGCAGGCATATCAACAGAATACGGGTAAGCATTGGGCTGTTCCTTACGCAAATAATTTTTCCCAGAGGTTAATTCCGGTGAAAAAATCATTAACCCAGGACTCTGCTATCCTTGCTGAGGATATAGATGATCTTTCTAAAGAAGTACTTCAAATGGAAAACTTTAATGGACCTATCTCCTTTTCCAACTGGCAAAAAATACTTCGCATTATCTTTGGAAAGCAAACTTCTGAAGAATATTCTGACCACGGAAAGATTAACCGGGAAAATGCAGTGGTAAGCATTATGGAACTACTGGTTGAAAGGTTTAACCTCCAGTCATCGGAATTAAATATTTTGGAAGTACGGGATAAATTTTACGATAATTCCCAGGTAAGAAAAGATAAAGCTTCTTTAATAGGGCTGGCATTTAACCAGGGGTTGATATCCGGCTATAGTGATTCAAGCTTCCGGCCTAAAGATTACCTTAAAAATGGTGAAGCCCTTGCCATCATTGACAGGGTATGTAGTAAGTTTGGGTTGCCTGAAACCCGATGGAATGGCAACATAGAACTGTTAAAAATAGATGGATATATAAAGGTAAGCGGGCCTGAGGCGGTTGAAGAAGCCTTCTGGACAAATGATAAAGGGGCACTGCTGGTATACAGCACCAAAGATTCTAATGTCCGTGAGGCAGCAAAGATTTTTATAAATGAAAACAGGTCAGTAAAGGCATTCGAATATGACAGTGACAATCTCTCGGAAAGCCTTTTTAACGAAAACGCATTCAGGGAAGAGAGGGGCTATCTTTCTGCCAACAAGATTATCTGGAACAAAAACCGCCGGTATGTAAATATAAAAGGAGAAATAAAAAGTATTTATATTCCCTATGTTAACTTCTGGATATCTAAAGATAACCGGATGGCGTTAATACAGGATGAAGAGGAGCGGACCGTAAGAGTCTATGACTTTTTGACCGAAAACTCCTTCGTTATTGATGAATATTTCCGCTGGGCGGACGAGAGATATGGACGTGCGGTTAAGTGGTCACCCGACAGCCGGTATATTATCTCTACTTTATATAAGCCGGAGGACGATATTGGTATCGAGGAAAAGACCAGATTTGCAGTTTTTGACTGCCGTAGCGGCAGGATGGTGAAAGTGATTAATGATTATGGATATTACTCTTTTTACCCTACCTGGTCTGCTGATGGAAATAAGATTGCTTTCTACAGGGTGAAGGTAGATGATGATGAATTAAAAGATGCTCTAAATAATAGGGTAGATTCTGAATTTAATTTGCCGGCTAAAGAGATAGGTATTTATAATGTAGGTACCGGTGAAGTAAAATATTATTCCCATCCGGGAGGAATCATTCTCTCAAAATATAATAATGGAATTGTGTGGTCGCCGCAAAGCGACAGGCTATACATAGAAGTTGCTGCGGATGGGAAAAATTTATTAAAAGATCTGGCAGAGAACCCGGATTTAGATATTTCACGAGTTACAAGTGAGATATGGGAACTTAACCTGGATACCGGCCAGTATAGCAGGGTGCTTGATGCGCAGGAAAAGAGCATAAATTTAACGGGAGAAAGTAATGATATATATTCTGTAGAACAAAGCGTAAAAAGTATTTCTCCTGACGGTAAGCGTATTTTATATTCCAAACGGCCAAATAACCTAACCCGGTATGAAAACACGCTTGCACAATTAATTATAAGGAATTTGAATTCCGGAAAAGAAAATATTATCAGCAATGGAATGGTAACTGACTATTGGTGGTTAAAGGATGAAAGTTTGCTGTTTGTTGAAAGTGAACCTATGCGAAGCAGGTATGCAAAAAATACATACATTATAAAGAAAGTTGACAGAAATCTGAATATCCGGGAAATTGCCCGTTTTACCCAGTATCCGACAGTTATATCAATATCGGCAGATAGGAATTATCTTATGCTGCATGAGTACCGGGGAAATAAGAATGTAAAAATTATTGATTTAAAAGAGTGGTAA
- a CDS encoding ATP-binding cassette domain-containing protein produces MYTFQNITYKNVLDIGNLEIKEHKITCLVGESGSGKTTLLRLLNHMISPDNGTIKFKGEYIHKIAPIQLRRNVVMLPQTPVTFPGDIKRNLLIGLEFSEKPTVPDEKLIEVLKTVYLNKELNNEADKLSGGEKQRLALARILLLEPEVLLLDEPSSALDEETEKIVIEQVVKYVRKNKKTLIMVTHSKKVARDYADIIITINKGKVQNIEEVQQDEHNH; encoded by the coding sequence ATGTATACATTTCAAAACATAACATATAAAAACGTTTTAGATATCGGCAATTTGGAAATAAAGGAACATAAGATCACCTGTCTTGTAGGTGAAAGCGGCAGCGGAAAAACAACCCTTTTGAGGCTCTTAAACCATATGATTAGCCCAGACAATGGGACGATTAAATTTAAAGGTGAGTATATCCATAAAATTGCCCCCATTCAGCTAAGGCGAAATGTGGTAATGTTACCCCAGACACCGGTAACCTTTCCAGGGGATATTAAACGAAATCTGCTCATCGGGTTGGAGTTTTCAGAGAAGCCAACTGTCCCTGATGAAAAACTAATAGAAGTATTAAAAACTGTATATTTAAATAAGGAATTAAATAACGAGGCTGATAAACTATCCGGAGGAGAAAAACAGAGGTTGGCACTGGCACGGATTTTACTTCTTGAACCCGAGGTATTGCTATTGGATGAGCCGTCTTCTGCATTGGATGAGGAGACTGAAAAAATAGTAATAGAGCAGGTAGTAAAATATGTGAGAAAAAATAAAAAAACTTTGATTATGGTTACTCATTCCAAAAAAGTTGCCAGGGATTATGCAGATATAATTATTACCATTAATAAAGGAAAGGTACAAAATATTGAGGAGGTACAGCAGGATGAACACAATCATTGA
- a CDS encoding WecB/TagA/CpsF family glycosyltransferase codes for MVILLMVKKLLREMGENMRDSIDILGTRIDFVTLAEAEQKVWNFLKEDKLHMVFTPNSEMIMAALKDDDLKKVLNAGDLNTADGIGVVYASKILGKPLKERVAGFDLAKRILAKLPQKKYTLYLLGGIPGIAETAKEKLQQEYPGIQIIGTHDGYFDEKEEQRMIEEINKLKPDIIFVCLGMSKQERWIYNNRNKLNARVCMGIGGSLDVFAGKAQRAPEVFQKLGLEWFYRLIKEPWRYKRMMALPKFAVTVMLKGKRCR; via the coding sequence ATGGTAATATTATTAATGGTGAAGAAGCTACTAAGAGAAATGGGTGAAAATATGAGAGATAGCATAGATATTTTAGGGACACGGATAGATTTTGTTACACTGGCAGAAGCTGAACAAAAAGTGTGGAATTTTTTAAAGGAAGATAAACTACATATGGTTTTCACACCAAATTCAGAAATGATTATGGCGGCACTTAAGGATGACGATTTGAAAAAAGTACTGAATGCGGGAGATTTGAACACTGCCGACGGGATAGGAGTGGTTTATGCCTCAAAAATACTGGGAAAACCTCTTAAAGAAAGAGTAGCAGGCTTTGACCTTGCAAAAAGGATTCTTGCAAAATTACCTCAAAAAAAATATACTCTCTATTTGCTGGGAGGGATTCCAGGAATAGCTGAAACAGCAAAAGAAAAATTACAGCAGGAATATCCGGGAATTCAAATCATTGGCACCCATGATGGATACTTTGATGAAAAAGAAGAACAGCGAATGATTGAAGAAATTAATAAGTTAAAACCAGATATTATTTTTGTATGTCTGGGAATGTCAAAACAGGAAAGATGGATCTACAACAACCGTAACAAACTCAATGCCAGGGTATGCATGGGGATAGGAGGCAGCCTGGATGTTTTTGCCGGCAAGGCTCAAAGAGCGCCGGAGGTTTTCCAAAAACTTGGTCTGGAATGGTTTTACAGATTGATAAAAGAACCGTGGAGATATAAAAGAATGATGGCGCTGCCCAAGTTTGCGGTTACGGTAATGTTAAAAGGTAAAAGATGTAGATGA
- the tmk gene encoding dTMP kinase — protein sequence MSKQGLYIVFEGPDGSGKSMQAQKIVERLNQMGMQTVHFREPGGEIGKQNTIGEKIRTLLQDKDNRINAMCELALFTANRAQLIEEIKAYTDKGINVICERNFLSSVVYQGFGRGIDIDLILHVTQLFVDKLPDLVVLYHVNTREGMERVNSRGEKDRIENEAEEFHLRVFEGYKKLKTICDRLGIQCIEINTSDKNWDVYQNTVLQKILKKKQE from the coding sequence ATGAGCAAACAAGGATTATATATTGTATTTGAAGGTCCCGATGGTTCAGGTAAATCCATGCAGGCACAGAAGATAGTAGAACGTCTGAACCAAATGGGGATGCAAACGGTTCATTTCCGGGAACCGGGCGGGGAAATAGGAAAGCAAAACACGATAGGAGAGAAAATCCGTACGCTTCTCCAGGATAAGGATAACAGGATAAATGCCATGTGTGAACTGGCGCTGTTTACCGCAAACCGTGCCCAGCTCATTGAAGAAATCAAAGCTTATACGGATAAAGGTATAAACGTAATATGTGAGAGGAATTTTCTATCCTCGGTAGTTTACCAGGGATTTGGACGAGGTATCGATATAGATTTAATCCTGCATGTTACGCAATTATTTGTAGATAAACTACCTGACCTGGTTGTACTTTATCATGTAAATACCCGAGAGGGAATGGAAAGGGTGAACAGCCGCGGCGAAAAGGACCGGATTGAGAATGAGGCTGAGGAATTTCATTTAAGAGTGTTTGAAGGATATAAAAAACTCAAAACAATATGTGACAGGTTAGGTATACAATGTATTGAAATCAATACCAGTGATAAAAACTGGGATGTGTATCAAAATACTGTACTTCAAAAAATACTAAAAAAGAAGCAGGAGTAA